The following proteins come from a genomic window of Ursus arctos isolate Adak ecotype North America unplaced genomic scaffold, UrsArc2.0 scaffold_12, whole genome shotgun sequence:
- the CTSS gene encoding cathepsin S isoform X2 — protein MGAPAGSARTWLVWALLACSHAAAQVARDPTLDHHWSLWKKTYGKQYKEKNEEVARRLIWEKNLKFVMLHNLEHSLGMHSYDLGMNHLGDMTSEEVISLMSSLRVPSQWPRNVTYKSNSNQKLPDSVDWREKGCVTQVKYQGACGACWAFSAVGALEAQLKLKTGNLVSLSAQNLVDCSTEKYGNKGCNGGFMTEAFQYIIDNNGIDSEASYPYKATDGKCRYDSKNRAATCSKYTELPSGSEDDLKEAVANKGPVSVAIDARHSSFFLYRSGVYYDPSCTQNVNHGVLVVGYGNLNGKDYWLVKNSWGLNFGDQGYIRMARNSGNHCGIASYPSYPEI, from the exons ATGGGAGCACCTGCCGGTTCTGCCAG GACATGGCTGGTGTGGGCGCTGCTGGCATGTTCCCACGCGGCGGCGCAGGTAGCCAGAGACCCCACTCTGGATCATCACTGGAGTCTCTGGAAGAAAACCTACGGCAAACAATACAAGGAAAAG AATGAGGAAGTAGCCCGGCGTCTTATCTGGGAAAAGAATCTAAAATTTGTGATGCTTCACAATCTGGAACACTCACTGGGAATGCATTCATATGATCTAGGCATGAACCATCTGGGAGACATG ACCAGTGAAGAAGTGATATCTTTGATGAGTTCCCTGAGAGTTCCCAGCCAATGGCCGAGAAATGTCACTTACAAGTCAAACTCGAATCAGAAATTGCCTGATTCTGTGGACTGGAGAGAGAAGGGGTGTGTTACTCAAGTGAAGTACCAG GGTGCTTGCGGTGCTTGTTGGGCTTTCAGTGCTGTGGGGGCCCTGGAAGCACAGCTGAAGCTGAAAACAGGAAATCTGGTGTCTCTGAGTGCACAGAACCTGGTAGATTGCTCAACTGAAAAGTATGGGAATAAAGGCTGCAATGGTGGCTTCATGACGGAGGCTTTCCAGTATATTATCGATAACAACGGCATCGATTCAGAAGCTTCCTATCCCTACAAAGCCACG GATGGAAAGTGCAGGTATGACTCAAAAAATCGAGCTGCCACATGTTCAAAGTATACTGAACTTCCCTCTGGCAGTGAAGATGACTTGAAAGAAGCTGTGGCCAATAAAGGACCCGTGTCTGTTGCTATTGATGCGAGacactcttctttcttcctgtacAGAAGTG GCGTCTACTATGACCCATCCTGTACTCAGAATGTGAATCATGGTGTATTAGTGGTTGGCTACGGTAACCTCAATGGGAAAGACTACTGGCTTGTGAAAAACAG ctGGGGCCTCAACTTTGGTGACCAAGGATATATTCGGATGGCAAGAAACAGTGGAAATCACTGTGGAATTGCTAGTTATCCCTCTTACCCAGAAATCTAG
- the CTSS gene encoding cathepsin S isoform X1 — translation MGAPAGSARRTWLVWALLACSHAAAQVARDPTLDHHWSLWKKTYGKQYKEKNEEVARRLIWEKNLKFVMLHNLEHSLGMHSYDLGMNHLGDMTSEEVISLMSSLRVPSQWPRNVTYKSNSNQKLPDSVDWREKGCVTQVKYQGACGACWAFSAVGALEAQLKLKTGNLVSLSAQNLVDCSTEKYGNKGCNGGFMTEAFQYIIDNNGIDSEASYPYKATDGKCRYDSKNRAATCSKYTELPSGSEDDLKEAVANKGPVSVAIDARHSSFFLYRSGVYYDPSCTQNVNHGVLVVGYGNLNGKDYWLVKNSWGLNFGDQGYIRMARNSGNHCGIASYPSYPEI, via the exons ATGGGAGCACCTGCCGGTTCTGCCAG AAGGACATGGCTGGTGTGGGCGCTGCTGGCATGTTCCCACGCGGCGGCGCAGGTAGCCAGAGACCCCACTCTGGATCATCACTGGAGTCTCTGGAAGAAAACCTACGGCAAACAATACAAGGAAAAG AATGAGGAAGTAGCCCGGCGTCTTATCTGGGAAAAGAATCTAAAATTTGTGATGCTTCACAATCTGGAACACTCACTGGGAATGCATTCATATGATCTAGGCATGAACCATCTGGGAGACATG ACCAGTGAAGAAGTGATATCTTTGATGAGTTCCCTGAGAGTTCCCAGCCAATGGCCGAGAAATGTCACTTACAAGTCAAACTCGAATCAGAAATTGCCTGATTCTGTGGACTGGAGAGAGAAGGGGTGTGTTACTCAAGTGAAGTACCAG GGTGCTTGCGGTGCTTGTTGGGCTTTCAGTGCTGTGGGGGCCCTGGAAGCACAGCTGAAGCTGAAAACAGGAAATCTGGTGTCTCTGAGTGCACAGAACCTGGTAGATTGCTCAACTGAAAAGTATGGGAATAAAGGCTGCAATGGTGGCTTCATGACGGAGGCTTTCCAGTATATTATCGATAACAACGGCATCGATTCAGAAGCTTCCTATCCCTACAAAGCCACG GATGGAAAGTGCAGGTATGACTCAAAAAATCGAGCTGCCACATGTTCAAAGTATACTGAACTTCCCTCTGGCAGTGAAGATGACTTGAAAGAAGCTGTGGCCAATAAAGGACCCGTGTCTGTTGCTATTGATGCGAGacactcttctttcttcctgtacAGAAGTG GCGTCTACTATGACCCATCCTGTACTCAGAATGTGAATCATGGTGTATTAGTGGTTGGCTACGGTAACCTCAATGGGAAAGACTACTGGCTTGTGAAAAACAG ctGGGGCCTCAACTTTGGTGACCAAGGATATATTCGGATGGCAAGAAACAGTGGAAATCACTGTGGAATTGCTAGTTATCCCTCTTACCCAGAAATCTAG